The genomic region GTTGGAAAAACGACGAACTGGTTGAATCATTCCCTCTGGATCTTCATGACCCAAGAATCACATCTGAGGAAGAGTACCAGGCGTACCGGAAGCAACAAGAGAGAGAGCATCAGGCATACCTGAAGCAACAGGAGGAAGCTGAAAAGGCCAGGGCGGCCAATATTAAAAAAGTCAAAGCGACCAACAACGCGAATCAACTCTATATTCTTGGCTACAGATTTGAAGAGACGGATTTGGAGAGCGCGAAACTGGCATATAACAAGATCTTAGACAATTATCCCAGTTCAGACTTAATCGCAAAAGTGATTGACCGGCTGGAGGCATTGACTGATTCACCATCAACATCCACAGCAGCCTCTTCTGCCAAATTTAGAGCCGGGGATACTGTCTGTATGGATGCAGAAACTCTTTTATCATCGCAGACCATTAAAGGGTTTGTTGAGAATGTCTCCGGCGACAGAATACAAATTCGGATCGGAAGCATTAGTGGTGGTCTATGGAGTACCTTGAACTATAAGGGTGTGGTGATAGAGGAAGGTACAGTAATCTGGGATGAGGATGTCAATTGGTATAGTTGCAATTAAACAGCTGGGATCCCACCTTCGCCGAAGGCTAAGGAGGACAAGCAGGTCTTGAATTGCAACATTTGGACACGTCAATCCTGCAACAGGGTTTATCGCACTTCAGCTACTTTTTCTCTCCCCCGCTCAAATCTGTCAGAAGTTCTTCACGGAAGACAAACGCTTTCAAAAAACGTTTGACGAGATCTCTGGATTCCCCTCCCAGGGTGCAGAGGGCTTCAAAGAGCCTCAATAGCTCCAGATCGGGGACGTCGACCCTGCCGTCGCGGGGGACATTGTCGAAGAGGAGATAATCCGAGGTTACTTCGAAGGTCTTTGCCAGGTTGATGATATCGTCGGAGTCGGGTTTGGACTTCTGCCGCTCCCACCGGCCCAGTGTCTGGATGTGAACCCCGATTTTGTCCGCCAGTTCGCCCTGTGTCCAGCCCCGTTCGTCCCGCAGTTCCGCAATTCTCGTGTGAATGGCCATGGGACATCCTAGCATGAATTCTATCAGTTGTGGTGT from Thermoanaerobaculia bacterium harbors:
- a CDS encoding helix-turn-helix transcriptional regulator gives rise to the protein MAIHTRIAELRDERGWTQGELADKIGVHIQTLGRWERQKSKPDSDDIINLAKTFEVTSDYLLFDNVPRDGRVDVPDLELLRLFEALCTLGGESRDLVKRFLKAFVFREELLTDLSGGEKK